From Anomalospiza imberbis isolate Cuckoo-Finch-1a 21T00152 chromosome 14, ASM3175350v1, whole genome shotgun sequence, a single genomic window includes:
- the LOC137482623 gene encoding uncharacterized protein has protein sequence MEEQNPSPQSPKERHQLRDRGKGQREDGTGCTSTLPRQLPPSRTSSSSRPQLQQPQGSQGRSLHRLTLPRSSQGRSLHRLTLPRSSQGRSLHRLTLPRSSQGRSLHRLTSPRSSQGSQGRSVSRLTSPRSSQGRSVSRLTSPRSSQGSQGRSLHRLTSPRSSQGSQGRSVSRLTSSRSSLSSGGYREPSQPGRGGPGTRPAGAQVPPWWLLAAGHPGQQSRSPWPAATREKPPGLQRPGGARTGLHEESNS, from the exons ATGGAGGAGCAGAACCCCAGTCCCCAGAGCCCCAAGGAGAGGCACCAGCTGAGAGATAGAGGGAAAGGCCAACGGGAGGATGGCACCGGCTGTACCagcaccctgcccaggcagctgcctccATCCCgcacctcttcctcctcccgcccacagctgcagcagcctcagggCAGCCAGGGCCGGTCCCTGCACCGGCTGACACTGCCCCGCAGCTCCCAGGGCCGGTCCCTGCACCGGCTGACACTGCCCCGCAGCTCCCAGGGCCGGTCCCTGCACCGGCTGACACTGCCCCGCAGCTCCCAGGGCCGGTCCCTGCACCGGCTGACATCGCCCcgcagctcccagggcagccagggcCGGTCCGTGTCCCGGCTGACATCGCCCCGCAGCTCCCAGGGCCGGTCCGTGTCCCGGCTGACATCGCCCcgcagctcccagggcagccagggcCGGTCCCTGCACCGGCTGACATCGCCCcgcagctcccagggcagccagggcCGGTCCGTGTCCCGGCTGACATCGTCCCGCAGCTCCCTGAGCTCGGGGGGGTACCGAGAGCCGTCTCAGCCGGGACGAGGGGGGCCGGGAACAAGGCCCGCAGGGGCGCAGGTCCCGCCCTGGTGGCTCCTTGCAGCCGGCCATCCTGGCCAGCAGAGCCGCAGCCCGTGGCCCGCAGCGACCCGTGAGAAGCCGCCGGGCCTGCAGCGGCCCGGTGGGGCCAGAACCG GCCTCCACGAGGAAAGCAATTCCTGA